The Leptospira sp. WS60.C2 genome includes the window AACCAGGGAGGATCTTTATGCATTCTTTCTTACCTTACAAAGAATCCTCCAAAAACACCGCAATGAAACACCTCTTTTCGAATCATACTTCCTCGGAGGATCGGGAAGGTTTCAGAAAAATGAATCCATTCAAAACTTTCAAAAATTTTTGGAAACAGAAATCTCTGTGACTCTTGGAAACAAACCTCTCAGCTATGGATTACAATTTTTAATTGGAAAATGGAGTTCTAAATCTCCCAAAAAACGAATTTCTTTATTCCTTCGTTGGATGGTGAGAGAATCATATCCAGATTTTGGTTTATACAAAAAAATCAAAGCAAATGAAATCCCCTATCCCATGGATGTGCACATTCAAAAACTCAGTAAAGTATTGGGGATACAAAAACAAAGGAATATACAGCTCAATGATGCTTATTCACTTACTGAATTTTTTAAAAAGATAAACCCCGAAGATCCATTGTTATACGATTTTTACCTGACCCGTGTTGGAATTATCAACAAGTGTAAAGGATCTTATGTGAGCGATATATGTAAGGATTGCGAGTTAAGAGGAGTTTGTTTGGTAGTGCCACGGGGAATTGAACCCCGGTTGCAAGGATGAAAACCTTGTGTCCTAACCACTAGACGATGGCACCTTGTTTGTATTTCGAAAGGATCAAAAGATCCTTGTTTTGAGTCGTCGGGGATTCGAACCCCGGACCCATTCCTTAAAAGGGAATTGCTCTACCAGCTGAGCTAACGACTCGTTCTGTAGCCAAGAATATCGAACCACCTTTCTCGGTCAACAACTACTTAAAAAAAAGATTGAGAACTCCTTATTTTTTTTAATCCATAATGATCGTGTGATCACGATCTGGTCCTGTCGAAACAATCCCTATTTTTGTTTTCACTAAGTCTTGTAACGACTTAATATACGCTTGGCAAAGTGGAGGAAGTTTTGCAAAAGAATTGATACCAGCGATATCATCTTTCCATCCTTTAAATTCAGCAAACAGCGGTTTGACGTCTTCTAATCCTTGTGAAGGAAAAAAATCCAATTTTTTTCCTTTGTATTCATAACCGACTACAACAGGAATCGAATCGTAATGACTAAGTACATCAATCTTTGTTAAAACTAACGAGTTAATTCCATTTACCGTAACAGCATGTTTGATCATTTGTACATCAAACCAACCACAACGTCTTGGTCTACCTGTAGTGGATCCGTATTCACCACCTAACTTACGCAACACCTCACCAGGTTCACCTAAAATTTCAGAAGGAAAAGGACCCTCACCGACTCTCGTTGCGTATGCTTTCGTAATTCCAATTACATCTTTTAGATAGCGGAAACTAACCCCTGAACCAGCAAGCGCACCACCAGTGGTTGGATTGGAACTCGTTACATAAGGGTAGGTCCCAAAGTCGATATCAAGACCTGTTCCTTGTGCTCCTTCCAGTAAAACTCGTTTGCCCTTTTCCAATTCGGAATTGAGGTAATACACTGTGTTAACGATGTTTTTCCCCATTTTATCAGCAAAATCCAATAAAAAGTCGTACATTTCGTTTGGATTCACTGGTTCTAAATCATAATATTTCACTAACTCTTGGTTTTTCACTTCCAAAATATGATTCAACTTGCGTTTTAAATTTTCTTTATCAAGAAGATCCCCTGCACGGACACCATTGCGTAGCATTTTGTCCGCATAACACATACCAATGCCTTTTTTTGTGGTTCCGATTTTTCGTTCCGGCGAAGATCCAGCTTCTCTCGCTTCATCAATC containing:
- a CDS encoding TIGR02757 family protein; the protein is MSVDVNLLKEKLENLIVRYQNIAYLETDPICFPKAYKNPKDIELVSLLSCLFAYGNVKNIQNFLRPILQKMGPSPYQFLKEETQTFRPFLEGLSGYRFQTREDLYAFFLTLQRILQKHRNETPLFESYFLGGSGRFQKNESIQNFQKFLETEISVTLGNKPLSYGLQFLIGKWSSKSPKKRISLFLRWMVRESYPDFGLYKKIKANEIPYPMDVHIQKLSKVLGIQKQRNIQLNDAYSLTEFFKKINPEDPLLYDFYLTRVGIINKCKGSYVSDICKDCELRGVCLVVPRGIEPRLQG
- a CDS encoding adenylosuccinate synthase — translated: MPANLVVGAQWGDEGKAKVIDYLSKDTDIIVRYQGGANAGHTVVVGGKKYIFHLVPSGIIYDNTTCVIGNGVVLDPEYFLKECTDLEAHGFKVKDKVLISDSCHILLPYHRLIDEAREAGSSPERKIGTTKKGIGMCYADKMLRNGVRAGDLLDKENLKRKLNHILEVKNQELVKYYDLEPVNPNEMYDFLLDFADKMGKNIVNTVYYLNSELEKGKRVLLEGAQGTGLDIDFGTYPYVTSSNPTTGGALAGSGVSFRYLKDVIGITKAYATRVGEGPFPSEILGEPGEVLRKLGGEYGSTTGRPRRCGWFDVQMIKHAVTVNGINSLVLTKIDVLSHYDSIPVVVGYEYKGKKLDFFPSQGLEDVKPLFAEFKGWKDDIAGINSFAKLPPLCQAYIKSLQDLVKTKIGIVSTGPDRDHTIIMD